TCAGCTGCTGTCTGAGCGCCTTCCATCGCCATTGCCTGGACTCGCGGGTTGCCGGTACTCAGGACGTGAAATTGGGCCCCGTGGGACTCAGGTGCCATCGGAAATCGAGTGTGGAGATGTGCCAGTGTTTGTCCTTGGTTGAATCCAATTAGTGCGATCTCAGGGACGTCACCCGGCAGTTTCAAAAGCTGCTTTCGCTCAGGTCGACAAAGGGCGACCAGGCGAAAGTTCGTGGGCCACTCGATCTCGAAAAGGTCGGCTACAAACGGCCTTTCATCGAATCTGGCAGCTGCCATCACGGCATTATCGGCGGCGTCAATGATGATGGTGAGAAATTTGTCGGAGTTGACTTCGCTCAGGCGCTCACACGCCGTGCGAATCTTGTTTTCGAAGGCCCGAACGTAATCGCCATGATCCGCGACCTGCGATGGTATCAGTGCGGTGCAGAGCCCCTTGCTTGCGAGCTCGTTTGCAAGCTGGGTCAGCGCAATCTTGTGTTGATGTCGCCGTTGACCGATCTGTCGGTAGTCTCCCGCGGCAAAGCTGTCAAAGATCAGCACCAATGATTCACTGATAAGCTCGTCTTTCAGCATTCCGGTGAAAATGGACTTTCCTACACCTCCGTGTGCGGTCAGAAGAAGTTTGGGTTCGGCGCCAGTGCGAAGGCTGGAAGCAACGCTAGCAACGTCGTCCGTTCGGATAACATGTTCGAGGTCCTCGAGCGCTGGCATCGCGGGGAAGAGTTGATCCTCGGTGGTGCGTAGCGTTAGGAGCAGATCATGGCGCGTAAGGGTGTTCGACTCTGCCTCGTAGGTTGCCATGCGGGAAACTTGGTTCAGGAGGTCGGCGAGCTCGGAACCGGTGCCGCCGCCCGGGATGAAACTCTTCAGTTCATCGGCGAGAATGCGCTCAACATCAACAACGCCGGAAGTTCCGTCTTCGACCGTAAAGTGCTGACAGAACTTTCGTTCTGCGGCCAGGTCCTTTCCGAATCCAAGCGCGCCGCGGAGGTACTGACCTTCCGTTGGGTGTGATAGAGGCTTCCCTTCGGCCAAGTCAACTAAGGATTGTCGAACCTTACAGTTTAGTTGCCTGTTCGTGACGAAACTGAATCGAACTTCATTCTTTCGGCCGCTAGCTATGGATTCTCGATAGATGATAGCAAACTTGTCCAATGTCTTGGATAGTTCGGAACTTGTAATGGGTTCATTAATGCGGACAGAGGAGTGCTTCAGCTGATGGTAATACACGAGACTGGGCGGGGAGTCTGTACTCGCACCGAAGTATTCAGCAACGTCGATGATCTCTTCGCCGGGTACGTTCTCCTCTGGGCTCGGTCCCTCGATGCTGATCGACTGAATGCCAGTGGTCGAGTCGAGAAGCCGCAGTGCGCGCAGCGAGGCCCAGAGGTAGTGAAATCGATCTCCACTACGTGTTGCGCGAACAGTGTCAGCATCAGTCACGGGGCGTCCTAACTCCTAGCGGAGACAAGCTTCCTGATATTAGCGGCCCACTGCGGCTGCAAGAAGCGACGATATCTGGCTCGGCTGGAAGAAGCTGGGCGTTGGGATCTTCAGGGCAGGCCGCAGCTGATGTGACTATCCCGGAGGTCAAGGTTCCGGATGCCAGGAGACCTGCAGCAGTCTGAGACGACGGCATGGGTGCGCCGCTTGGACCTCGTCGGGGCATCCGCCGCCGACTGAGAGCTACCCGACCGGCCGGGCGGCGAGCTCGGGGCACCCAACTGGTCACGTCGTTAGCATCTTGCCTATCCAATCGCCCAGAGGCACGCGACAGACTCGCCGAAGTGAGGACCAGCACAGCTGAGTCAGGGTGCGATGAGGTGCGACCGAGAGCGAGAGATGTATGAATCTGGGCGATAGATCCGCAGGTGGGCGGCGGTACTCGGAACTCGGTACTCGGCAGCGAGAGACGCGCACGCCGGCGGTAGCCGAGCGCCCCGGCGTCAGCCGGTACGGCGGGCGTTAGGCCCGCGAGTCAGCGGTAGCCGACAAACTCCGGCGCTAGCCGGTACCCCGCGGCGCCAGCCGCGCACTCCGGCGCCAGCCGGAAACCGCCGGCGATAAGCCGGCAACCCCGCCGGCGCTAAGCCGGAGGGTGGGCGGGAGTCGGGCGTAGCTGATGTCCGGAGGAGCGTAGCGACGGAGGACATCTGCGGAGCACGCGTGGGATGAAAGATCTCAGAGCGTCCGCATGACCTTGATGATTCGGCGGCGGAGCCAGACTCTTCGGCGGCCGTCGGGGTAGCGGCGGAGTCGGGCGAGTTCCCAGCCGCCGTACTCGGCGTGTTCGGTGAGCAGGCGGCGGACCGCGCCGCGGGTTTCTGTTCGGGACAACTCGAACTGCTGCAGTTCGTACTCGGCCATCCGCACCTCCGTCACTTCAGGCGTTACCTCACGAGACATCCTCCAGCGCGGCCGCGATGGCCGGCGGAAGGGTGAGCTCCTCCGTTCCCAGCACCGACTTCAACTGCATCGCCGTCCGGGCGCCGACGATCGCCGCCGTCACGCCCGGGCGGTCCCGGACCCAGGTCAGTGCGACCTCCAGCGGGCTCCAGCCGAGCCCGTCGGCGGCCCGGGCCACCGCTTCCACGATGCCCGAACCGCGGCCGTCCAGGTAGGGGTCGACGAATCTGGACAGATGCTGAGACGCTGCCCGGGAGTCCGCCGGGATGCCGGTCCGGTACTTCCCAGTCAACACGCCCCGCCCAAGCGGCGACCATGCCAGTACGCCGATGCCGAGGCCACCGGCCGCCCGGATCGCGTCCGCTTCGGCGTCGCGGGCGAGCAGCGAGTACTCGACCTGGTTCGAGACCGGTACGGCGCGGCCGGGCCAGGCCTGCTGCCAGGTGACGGCGCGGGCCGACTTCCAGCCGACGTAGTTCGACACCCCGACGTACCGGACCTTGCCCGAGTTGACCGCGTGGTCGAGCGCCGACAGCGTCTCCTCCAGCGGGACGTCGTCGGACCAGGTGTGGAGCTGCCACAGGTCGATGTGGTCGACGCCGAGCCGCCGCAGCGAGCCCTCCAGGTCGCGGAGCAGCGCGCCGCGCGAGGTGTCGGTGATCCGTTCGCCCCGCCGTACGCTGAAGCCGGCCTTGGTCGCGATCACCAGGTCGTCGCGGTCCACGACGTCGCCCAGCAGGGTGCCGATCAGGCGCTCGCTGTCACCGTCCCCGTACGCCGCCGCGGTGTCGATCAGGGTCCCGCCCGCCGCCACGAAGGCGGCGAGCTGTTCACGGGCCTCGTGCTCGTCGGTGTCCCGGCCCCAGGACATCGTGCCCAGACCGAGCCGGCTCACCGCCAGACCACTGTGACCGAGATAGCGCTGCTGCATACACCGAGCCTATTGCGGACGACGGGGAACGGCTCGTTAGGCTCGCCTGTCATGCGACTCGGACTCAACATCGGCTTCGTCCTCGGTGGCGACGATCACCTCGACCATCTCCGGCTGGTGAAGGAGGCCGAAGCGCTCGGGTTCTCGGTCACCTGGGCCGCGGAGGCGTACGGCTCGGACGCCGTCACACTGCTGACCTGGATCGCCGCGCAGACCTCGACCATCGACATCGGCGCCGGCGTGCTGCAGATCCCGGCCCGGACTCCGGCGATGACCGCGATGACCGCGGCGACCCTGGACCGGCTGTCCGGCGGCCGGTTCCGGCTCGGGCTCGGCGTGTCGGGCCCGCAGGTGTCCGAGGGCTGGCACGGCGTCCGGTTCGGCAAGCCGCTGGAGCGGACCCGCGAGTACGTCGCGATCGTGAACGCCGCGATGCGCCGCGAGACGGTCGCGTACGACGGCAAGCACTTCACGCTGCCGCTGCCGGACGGCCCGGGCAAGGCGCTGAAGCTGTCCACCCGGCCGCTGCGTGACCACGTCCCGGTGTACCTTGCGGCGGTCGGGCCGAAGAACCTCGAACTGGCCGGCGAGATCGCCGACGGCTGGCTCGGCATCCTGAACGACCCCGCTTATCTGGGAGAACAGTTGAACCACATCCGGACGGGCCGCGCGACGCGCGAGCCCGGCCTCGGCCTGGACGACTTCGACGTGGTGGCGACCGTGCCGGTGATGGTCGGTGACGACCTGCAGGCCGCCGCCGACCCGATCCGTGGCTACACCGCCCTGTACGTCGGTGGCATGGGCAGCCGGGAGAAGAACTTCTACAACCAGCTCGCGGTCCGGATGGGCTACGCGGACGCGGCCAAGGAGGTCCAGGACCTCTACCTGGCCAAGAAGCACCGCGAGGCGATGGCCGCCGTACCGTTCGGGTTCATCGACTCGATCTCGCTGCTCGGCGACAAGGCGCGGATGGCCGACAAGCTCACCGCGTACGGCGAGGCCGGCGCAACAACGCTCACGCTGACCCCGTTCGCGTCCACCGTGGACGAGCGGATCGCCGCGCTGCGCACGGTGTCGGAGGCCCTCGAGCTCGCCGGGATCGGTGACTGACCTCCCCATGACGATTTGGGACGCCATCATCCTCGGCATCGTCGAGGGCCTCACCGAGTTCCTGCCGGTCTCCAGCACCGGCCACCTCACCATCACCTCGAAGATCCTCGGTCAGCAGATCGACGATCCGGCCATCACGGCCTTCACCGCGGTGATCCAGTTCGGCGCGATCGCGGCGGTCGTGCTGTTCATGTGGAAGGACATCAGGACGTACGCCGCGGCCTGGTTCAAGGGGTTGCGGCACCCGGAGTACCGGGGTGAGTTCGACCACCGGATGGGCTGGTTCGTGATCGTCGGATCACTGCCGATCTGCGTCGTCGGGTTCGTCTTCCGCGACCTGATCTCCGGCCCGCTGCGCAGCATGTGGTGGGTCGCCGGCTCGCTGATCGGCTGGTCCTTCGTGATGGTCGCGGCCGAGCGCCTGGGCAGCAAGGCGCGGCCGCTGACCCGGATCACGCTGATCGACGCGGTCGTGATGGGCGTCATCCAGTGCCTCGCGCTGATCCCCGGTGTCTCCCGGTCGGGTGCGACCATCACGGCCGGTCTGTTCCGCGGCCTGGACCGGGTCGCGGCCACCAAGATGGCCTTCCTGCTCGGCATCCCGGCGCTGGTCGGGGCCGCGGTGTTCCAGTTGCCGGAGGCCCTCAAGGGCGACGTCGGCGTCGTCCCGGTGGTGGTCGGCACGATCGTCAGCTTCGTCGTCGGCTACGCGTCGGTGGCCTGGCTGATCAAGTTCGTCGCCAAGCACACCACCGAGGTGTTCGCCTTCTACCGGATCCTGCTCGGCATCGTGATCCTGATCCTGCTCGCCACGAGCACGATCACGGCCACCTAGTACGGCGTACGCCGCGTCGCCTGGCCTACAGCCAGCCGGCGCGGCGGAAGCCGGCGTACATGGTGGTGCAGACGACCACCATCAGGGCCAGGCAGGCGTAGTAGCCGTAGTGCCAGGTCAGCTCGGGCATGTTCTCGAAGTTCATGCCGTAGATGCCGCCGATCATGGTCGGGGCGGCGGCGATCGCGACCCAGGCGGAGATCCGGCGCATGTCGTCGTTCTGCTGGACCGAGACGCGGGCCAGGTGCGCGTTCAGCGCCGAGCTGAGCAGCGTGTCGAGCGCGTCGGTCTGGTCGGAGACGCGGATCACGTGGTCGGCGACGTCGCGGAAGAACGGCGCCGCCTGCTTGCTGACCAGCGGGACCGAGCCGTGCGCGAACGCCTCCATCGGGTCCCGCAGCGGGCCGATCGCGCGGCGCATCTCGAGTACCTCGCGCTTGAGCAGGTAGATCCGCTCGGCGTCGCTGGTCCGCTCGGGGGAGAACACCGAGCTCTCCACCTCGTCGACGTCGACCTCGACCTGCTCGGCGACCGACTCGTAGCCGTCGACGACCGAGTCGCAGATCGCCCACAGGACGGCGGCGGGGCCGTGGCCGAGGACCGAGGCGCGGTCCTCCAGGTCCTGGCGGGCGGTGGTGAGCGTCGCGCCCTCGCCGTGCCGGACGGTCACGACGTACCGCGGCCCGACGAACACGCTGACCTGGCCGGTCTCGACGGCGTCGCCCTGGTCGACGTACCAGAGTGTGCGCAGGACGACGACGACCGAGTCGCCGAACCGCTCGACCTTGGGCCGCTGGTGCGCCTTGAGCGCGTCCTCGACGGCGAGCGGGTGCAGGCCGAACAGCTTCTGCACCCGGCCCAGCTCGTGCTCGGTCGGTTCGTGCAGGCCGATCCAGCCGAAGCTCTCGCCGTCGTCGCCGATCGCCTGCGCCACGGTCTCCGGGTCGGCGGGCAGGTCCTTGCGCTCGCCCTCGGCGTACACCCCGCAGTCCACGATCACCGACCCATCATGGCACCGGAGTTGGGCGGACCGGATAACGTGCGGTTCATGCCCACGGTGATTCTGGTTCGGCACGGCCGTAGTAGTGCCAACACATCCGGCGTACTGGCCGGCCGGACGCCGGGCGTGAAGCTCGACGAGACCGGCGTGCAGCAGGCCGCTGCCGTCGCGGAGCGGCTCGCGGGCCTGCCGCTGGCCGCGATCATCACCTCGCCGCTGGACCGCTGCAAGCAGACCGCCGCGGCGATCGCCAAGCAGCACCCCGAGTTGCGTCCGGCAACGGACCGGCGGCTGACCGAGTGCGGGTACGGCGACTGGACCGGCCAGAAGATCGGCACGCTGGCCAAGGACCCGCTGTGGACGGTCGTGCAGCAGCACCCGTCCGCGGTGACGTTCCCGAACGGCGAGTCGATGCGTGGCATGCAGCAGCGCGCGGTCGACGCGGTCCGCGCGCACGACGCCGCGCTGGCCGCGAGCCACGGCCCGCAGGCGCTCTGGGTCGCGGTGTCGCACGGCGACGTGATCAAGGCGATCGTTGCCGACGCCCTCGGGCAGCATCTCGACACGTTCCAGCGGATCGTCGTCGACACGGCCAGTACGACGATCATCAGCTACACCCCGACTCGCCCGTTCCTGGTCCGGCTGAACGACTCCGGGAGCGAGCTGGCCTCGCTGGTGCCGCCTCCGCCGAAGGCAAAGAAGGGCACCCGGAAGGGTGCGCAGAAGTCCGCCGTACCCTCCTCCGACGCGGTTGTCGGTGGCCGGTAGATAGGGTCTGAGTCATGGCGCGCGTAGTGCATTCGTACGACGACCCGGACCGGTTCGTCGCCGGCACCGTCGGAGAACCCGGGGCCCGGACGTTTTTCCTGCAGGCCCGGGCCGGTGCCCGGCTGACCTCGGTGGCCTGTGAGAAGGAACAGGTGATGGCGCTCGCGGAGCGGCTCGACGTGATGCTGGACGAGGTGGCCCGGCGGTTCGACCGCGAACCGGCCGTGGTGACCGGGGTGGACGACACCGACCCGCTCGAGCAGCCGATCGAGGAGGAGTTCCGGGCCGGCACGATGACGCTGGCCTGGGAGGCCGACGCCGAGCGGGTGGTGATCGAGGTGTTCGCGGTCGTCACCGGCGAGCAGGCCGAGCTGGAGGACGTCGACCCGGTCGCCGCGGCGATGGAGTCGGAGGACTCCGAGGTGTTCATCGTCCGGATCAGCGAGGAGCAGGCTCGCGGGTTCGCCCGCCGGGCGG
The Kribbella italica DNA segment above includes these coding regions:
- a CDS encoding DUF5703 family protein; protein product: MAEYELQQFELSRTETRGAVRRLLTEHAEYGGWELARLRRYPDGRRRVWLRRRIIKVMRTL
- a CDS encoding aldo/keto reductase, whose protein sequence is MQQRYLGHSGLAVSRLGLGTMSWGRDTDEHEAREQLAAFVAAGGTLIDTAAAYGDGDSERLIGTLLGDVVDRDDLVIATKAGFSVRRGERITDTSRGALLRDLEGSLRRLGVDHIDLWQLHTWSDDVPLEETLSALDHAVNSGKVRYVGVSNYVGWKSARAVTWQQAWPGRAVPVSNQVEYSLLARDAEADAIRAAGGLGIGVLAWSPLGRGVLTGKYRTGIPADSRAASQHLSRFVDPYLDGRGSGIVEAVARAADGLGWSPLEVALTWVRDRPGVTAAIVGARTAMQLKSVLGTEELTLPPAIAAALEDVS
- a CDS encoding LLM class F420-dependent oxidoreductase, producing the protein MRLGLNIGFVLGGDDHLDHLRLVKEAEALGFSVTWAAEAYGSDAVTLLTWIAAQTSTIDIGAGVLQIPARTPAMTAMTAATLDRLSGGRFRLGLGVSGPQVSEGWHGVRFGKPLERTREYVAIVNAAMRRETVAYDGKHFTLPLPDGPGKALKLSTRPLRDHVPVYLAAVGPKNLELAGEIADGWLGILNDPAYLGEQLNHIRTGRATREPGLGLDDFDVVATVPVMVGDDLQAAADPIRGYTALYVGGMGSREKNFYNQLAVRMGYADAAKEVQDLYLAKKHREAMAAVPFGFIDSISLLGDKARMADKLTAYGEAGATTLTLTPFASTVDERIAALRTVSEALELAGIGD
- a CDS encoding undecaprenyl-diphosphate phosphatase; this encodes MTIWDAIILGIVEGLTEFLPVSSTGHLTITSKILGQQIDDPAITAFTAVIQFGAIAAVVLFMWKDIRTYAAAWFKGLRHPEYRGEFDHRMGWFVIVGSLPICVVGFVFRDLISGPLRSMWWVAGSLIGWSFVMVAAERLGSKARPLTRITLIDAVVMGVIQCLALIPGVSRSGATITAGLFRGLDRVAATKMAFLLGIPALVGAAVFQLPEALKGDVGVVPVVVGTIVSFVVGYASVAWLIKFVAKHTTEVFAFYRILLGIVILILLATSTITAT
- the corA gene encoding magnesium/cobalt transporter CorA — protein: MIVDCGVYAEGERKDLPADPETVAQAIGDDGESFGWIGLHEPTEHELGRVQKLFGLHPLAVEDALKAHQRPKVERFGDSVVVVLRTLWYVDQGDAVETGQVSVFVGPRYVVTVRHGEGATLTTARQDLEDRASVLGHGPAAVLWAICDSVVDGYESVAEQVEVDVDEVESSVFSPERTSDAERIYLLKREVLEMRRAIGPLRDPMEAFAHGSVPLVSKQAAPFFRDVADHVIRVSDQTDALDTLLSSALNAHLARVSVQQNDDMRRISAWVAIAAAPTMIGGIYGMNFENMPELTWHYGYYACLALMVVVCTTMYAGFRRAGWL
- a CDS encoding histidine phosphatase family protein; translation: MPTVILVRHGRSSANTSGVLAGRTPGVKLDETGVQQAAAVAERLAGLPLAAIITSPLDRCKQTAAAIAKQHPELRPATDRRLTECGYGDWTGQKIGTLAKDPLWTVVQQHPSAVTFPNGESMRGMQQRAVDAVRAHDAALAASHGPQALWVAVSHGDVIKAIVADALGQHLDTFQRIVVDTASTTIISYTPTRPFLVRLNDSGSELASLVPPPPKAKKGTRKGAQKSAVPSSDAVVGGR
- a CDS encoding DUF3090 domain-containing protein — protein: MARVVHSYDDPDRFVAGTVGEPGARTFFLQARAGARLTSVACEKEQVMALAERLDVMLDEVARRFDREPAVVTGVDDTDPLEQPIEEEFRAGTMTLAWEADAERVVIEVFAVVTGEQAELEDVDPVAAAMESEDSEVFIVRISEEQARGFARRAVALVSSGRPSCPFCGRPIDPEGHICPRANGYRRHVRE